GCACTTCTTGTCACACCCAGCATGGTTGCGGCAGTGAGATTGGCCTCCAGAACCAGCCCTTTCTCGCTGAGGGTGCAATAACCCACAGGCGCCAGATCGTACAGATCAAAATAGCGTGCCCGCGACACATCAAGCTCTGCCTGTGCCCTGAGAAGCTCCTCATTCTGCATCTCCAGCTCAATCTGATGCACCTGCAGTTCCTGGAGGAGCCGTGGCGCCTCATCCTCGGAAGTATAAGGAGCCTCTTTCCGGACCTTCCCCCTCTTCGCCTCTTTCAGGCGCTCCTCTGCCCGGTGGCGCAGGTCGTCTGTCTTCGTCCGGCTATTATTATTCCTTTTCATGGGGACTCGTAAATGATCCGTACTATGGGACCAAACCGTGATAGCCGCGATGGGGCCACTTGACGGCAGAATTCTACACAGCAGGGTTCAAAAAGAGTCTTGGACCGTGTGATCAACGCCGGGGAATACTAAGCTTGGAGTGACTCCTTCTGCGGTCCATACCGTGCATGCACCATCATCACCACAAACCAACGCTGAATCTTAAAAAAAACTTGCCAATTGGAACACGGTTGATGAGATTTAGTATTAGCTTATTCAACGGAAAGCGCTGTTTTAGTCTAGCATCTCCCTGACTTTCCGGGACAGCGTTTCAACCCGAAAGGGTTTTTGGAGGAACCCGTTGCACCCGCGGTCGAGAATCTCCTGCGCCTCGCCTTCGATGCTGAAGCCGCTGGAAAGAAGAACCTTGATCCCGGGATTGATTGCCCGGAGACGATCAAATGTTTCTCCTCCCGATATTCCCGGCATGATCATGTCCAGTATTACCAAGTCGATCGCGTCTCCCTTTTCCATGTACACGGCAACAGCCTCCTGACCACTCCCAGCTAAATAAATCCGATACCCAAGGGACTCCAGCAATTCTTTGGTAATCTCACTAACCACCTTTTCATCATCGACCAGCAGGATCGTTTCCCTGCCGCTTATGATATTTTCCTCTCCCTTTTTCTCCTGCACTACTTCCTTGTTCGAGGCAGGCAAATAGATGATAAAGGTCGTCCCATGTCCGGGTTCACTATCCACATGGATCATACCCCTGTGACCCTTAATAATGCCATAAACCGTCGCCAATCCCAATCCCGTCCCTCTACCCATTGTCTTCGTCGTGAAGAAAGGATCAAAGACTCGCTCCTTTGTCTTTTCATCCATCCCCGTACCGGTGTCGGTGACCGTTATTTTCACATATTCCCCCGGTTTGACGGCATATGGAAATGCCTGTTCATCATCCAGATAAACATTCTCGGTTTCCAGGCAGATCTCTCCGCCCGCCGGCATGGCCTGACAGGCGTTCAAATACAGATTTATGAACACCCGCGACATCTGTCCCCGATCCACCTCCACGGTCCAGAGATTCTTCCCGTATTTTCGATGGATGGAAATCTCCCTTTTGGTTCTCCCGAACATGGTGGAGGTCTTTTTTATGATGACGTTCATATCAGTGGGCATGACCTCATATCTTCCCCCGCGGGCAAACCCCAACAACTGTTTGGTTAAATCCGCCGCACTTTGCACCTGCTCCTCAATCTGGATGAGCCTCTCATAATGGAGATGTGATGGATCAAGATCCAGCAGCATCAGGGAGACATACCCCTGAATTCCCATCAGTATGTTGTTGAAGTCATGCGCGATACCGCCGGCCAACGTCCCGATGGCCTCCATCTTATCCGCCTGTTGCAGGCGCTCTTGTAGAATTTGCTTTTCCTGCTCGGCACGTTTGCTATCGGTGATGTTGCTCAGCACGACGCGGCAGACCGGTGCACCGTCTTCGGCCTGCACGGAGATGCTCTCAAGCCGCACCCAGAATATCACTCCGCCCGGTTTGACCAAACGCAGTACGCATTCCTGGGGCTCACTCGATTCAAAAAGCAGCTTGAGGTGCCGGTAATAGATGTCCCTGTCTTCGGGGAGGATAACATGGGTCAACGGCTGCTCGACCAAAGCACTTCTTGTCACACCCAGCATGGTTGCGGCAGTGAGATTGGCCTCCAGAACCATCCCTTTCTCGCTGAGAGTGCAATAACCCACAGGGGCCAGATCATACAGGTCAAAATAGCGTGCCCGCGACGCATCAAGCTCTGCCTGTGCCCTGAGAAGCTCCTCATTCTGCATCTCCAGCTCGATCTGATGCACCTGCAGTTCCTGGAGGAGCCGCAGCGCCCCATCCTCGGAAGTATGCGGAGCCTCTTTCCGGACCTTCCCCCTCTTCGCCTCTTTCAGGCGCTCCTCTGCCCGGTGGCGCAGGTCGTCTGTCTTCGTCCGGCTGCTATTTTTCCTTTTCATGGCAACTCGGCCCATTTTCTCCGGATCCGTCAATGCCTGCAGCCTTCGACGTCCGGCCACGGTTTCTGTCTTCGTGGAACCGCCCTCCTACCCGCTTCAGTTCCGCATTCTGTTCCCCGATCTGTTTTTCAAGAGCAGCCTGTGTTTTTCGAAGCTCCGCCTCCAGTTTCTTGGAAACGGTGATGTCCGTAAAGGTGATCACGACACCGTCAATACGGTTTTCCAGGGTGCGGTAGGGCATGATTCGAACGAGGAACCAGCGTCCGTTGCTTGCGGCGAGCGTCTTCTCAATGGGAACGAGTGTCTGCAGCACCTCTTGCGCATCCTCCGTCAGGCCGGAATAGACCATGTCCGAGGCGATGTCGGTGATGGGGCGCCCCGCGTCACCAGGGATCAGTTTGATGATCTGGGATGTCCGTCTGCTGAAGCGCCGCACGTTCAATGCGTCATCCAGAAACAGGGTGGCTATTTCCGTACTGTCGAACAGGTTCTTCATGTCGTTGGCGGCCCTCGACAGTTCGTCCACCTTGGCCTGCATCTCGTTGTTGACCGTCTGCAACTCCTCGTTCATGGACTGCATCTCTTCCTTGGAAGTGGTGAGTTCCTCATTGGTGCTCTGCAACTCTTCATTGGTGCTCTGCAGTTCCTCGTAGGAAGACTTCAACTCCTCCTGGGACGTCTGCATTTCTTCGCGGGTGGTCTGAAGGTCATGCCGGGTCTGCTCCAGTTCCCTCTCCAACTCCACCAAGCGGGCGCTGCGGACGGACGTCCTCGGGCGTTTGCCCGGCACCGCCTTTACGATAGGCACGGGTACGTCTGTAAAGACAACCATGACCATCCCCTGCAGGGCACCTGGCTCGGTGATGGGTTGCAGCGTAACATCCACCATCTGCACCCCACCATTGTTTTCCACCTGCACACCTGTCAAGGTAACGGTGTCCCGTAGCCGCAGCACCTTCTGGAAGGCGGCCGTCAACTCATAGCGCAGCCCTTCCCGGGCCATGGCGAAGATATTCCAGTTGGCCTTGCCGGCCGCCGGCTCCAGGTACTTCCCCGTCCGCCCGCTGATGTAGAGAATGTCGCCCTTGTCGCTCGTCAATGCGGCTGCCGGCGTGTATTTGGAGAGCAGCATTCGATCGGCCAGTACCTGGAGGTTGGGGATGGGTTTCTGCGTCGCGAGCGGTTCGGGTGCATTCGGAACGGCAGAGAAAAAGGAGGAGGGAAACTCGACCGGCCCGGCCCCTATGGTGGAATCGATCTTCCGGTAGATGCGTGCCTTGTTGTCGAGTGGGGTGAAAAGGTCGATGAACGTGCCGATGGTCTCCGCGCTTCCGAGAAACAGAACGCCGCCCGGGTTCAGGCTGTAGTGGAAGAGCGGCAGGAGTTTCTTCTGTAGTTCCGGGGCCAGATAGATGAGCAGGTTCCGGCAGATCAAGATGTCCAGCTTGGTGAAGGGCGGGTCCATGATGACGTTCTGGGGAGCGAAGACCACCGTCTCGCGGATCTCCTTTCCCACGCGGTAGCCTCGCTCCTCCTTCAGAAAGAATCGGCGCAGGCGCTCCGGAGAGAGATCCGCCGCGATGTTGGCCGGATAGGCGGCCGTGCGCGCCTTGTCAATGGCGTCCTTGTCCAGGTCGGTGGCAAAGACCTGGAGCGAAAAGCTCCAGGCTGCCTCCACCTGTTTTATAGACTCCCTGAAAGCAATGGCCAGAGAATAGGCTTCCTCCCCTGTGGAGCATCCGGGAACCCAGGCCCGGATCAGTCCGCCGCCCGGGCGGGCGGCCAGAAGCTCTGGAAGAAATTTTCTTATCAGTTGCTCCCAGGCCGCCGGATCACGAAAGAAGCTGGTCACTCCGATCAGAAGCTCCTTGAACAGAAGCTCCGTCTCGTGGGGGTTCTCTCTCAGGAAACGGACATAGGTCGTGATCCGGTCAATCTGGTGCAAACCCATGCGTCGCTCGATCCGGCGGTAAACGGTGCTTTTCTTGTACAGGGAGAAGTCGTGGCCCGTCTGCGTCCTGAGCAGGATGAAGACCTTCTCCAAGGCGCTCTGGGCCTTTTCCTCCAGAGGCCGGTCCGTCCGGGATATGAAGGGGGCGTGCTTGAGATACGCAATGATCCTGCCGGGTAGTTCTGCAACCGGGGCAACAATGTCGGCAAGCCCGGCTTCAATAGCACTGCTGGGCATACCGTCAAACTTGGCCGAGGCCGGATCCTGAACAAAGACCCCTCCGGCTTTTTCCTTCATGGCCCGGAGGCCCAGCGTGCCGTCAGAACCCATACCCGAAAGGATGACACCGATGCATCTGTCTTGAAGTTCATCTGCCAGAGATCGAAAGAAGAAATCAATGGGCAGGCGCAGACCCCGTGGCGCCGACGGATCAAGAAGGTGCAGGACCCCGTGAAGGATGGACAGATCCCGGTTAGGGGGGATCACATAGACATGGTCCGGCTGGACCCTCATTCTATCCCTGATCTGTACCACCGGCAGAGGGGTGGAGCGCTGGAGCAGTTCCACCATAATCCCCTTATGCGTTGGGTCCAGGTGCTGGACGATGACAAACGCCATGCCGCTTTTCTCCGGCACGTTTCCCAGGAACAGTTCCAGTGCCTCCAGTCCACCCGCGGAGGCACCAATGCCTACGATGGGAAAGGGATGATCGGGGACATGAGGGTCATTTGCTTGGGGGGACGGCATTGGCATCGGGATGGCACTGCCGGTTTTGGTTTTTCTGTGGACGGGTTTGCTCTGCTTTTTCAATGTGAAACGCCTCCTGTGATCCATGTCGCAGTTCGTGCGATCAGCAGCAGCAAGCTGATCCACGATGGCGGTAACCTACCCTCGAATCATATACCGCATCTTGAGTAATGTTTCTAATACCTTGAAGGTGCGCAAAATCTGGATCCGTTTTTGGGCAGGTCAGGGGTCTCCCAATCTGTACATCTATTCCGGGGGAAAGTCATTCCACCTGAACAGTCTTCTTGAGGATCTGCGATGACTTGAATGTAATCACCTTCCGACCCGCGATCATTAAGACTTCTCCCGTCTGCGGGTTCCTCCCTCGACGGGGCTTCTTTATTCTCACAGACCATATTCCAAACCCGGAGATCATCACCTCCCTACCCTGCTCCAGTTGTTCCTTGATGACCTCCAGGGTGCTCACCAGAACCCTTTCCGCTTCTTTCTGGGTCATGTCCATCTGGTCCCGGATCTCGTCGATGATCTCTTTCTTCGTCACGGCCACCCCCAAAACACGCAAAATCCCTGTTAAGAAAATATATTTAAGAAATTAGTTACTTGTCTTAAATGTACCCCTTTACAATATTCCAAGCATCCGGCCTTCCATTCTCCCGATGGGATCTTTCGCTGAAAAGCCCTCCGACTCAAGGCTGGCCCGAAGCTCCTTCCGGAAGAGTGTAACGCGGAACTGTGCGGCGCGGCCCTTTGCGTCCGCACCAGTGAACGGTTCGGCCGCTTCGGCATCGGCTTGCTGCCCGCGTAAGTGCATTTCAGGGGCCAGAATCTGCCGACTCGCTCAACATCTGGTTCACGGATTGGTAGCGCTCTTCCACCTCTTGGCGGTCCTCGTCTTCCGGCAACCCGCCGCGTGACCCTCGGACGATCATCTTGGCGTGCCGTAAGAGCGCGACGCGGTCCTCTGGCCGATGTGCGAATCCCGCAACAACGGCAATGGTTTCCAGTAGACGGATGGTCACCGCAGCGCTGGAACGGCCATATTGCCGGATCTGGTTGAACGCCGCGTCCGTGAGGGCCGAGAACGTAACGACAGGTGTAATGACCCGTAGTTGATCCTGAGAGTCATGGCGAAAAGGCGACGGCATGTCTCGCTGAAGCAAACGACACAGTGCAGCCCCCAAGTGGTCCACACACGTCACCGCCGTGAACGGATCATTCACCCCGGGGGAGAGGGCTCGTACTGCGATTTCGACGAGTTGGTTGACCACGAACTCAATGTCCTGACCGGATGTTCGCTGGTTACCCATGGCAAACGCGGAATTGATCCGGTCCGCAATTTGATCGGTAATCCGGGTTTCTGGCCATGCCAGCGCCAGCGGGCTGCCGGCGACGACATAGTGTCCGGGTCCTCGCTCCAGCCGAATAATGACATCCTCTTGCATGGCCAACGCCATCAAGGCGTCTCCGTCGATGAACTGGATATAGCCATTTTCGGCCGCGCCAACTGGACGAGCCTCCCGGCCGAACGCGTCGAGGAAGCCTGTGTCGGGTGGTCCCGTCGGAATCCGTGGCGCTCCCCGTCCGATGTGTTCCGGGAATAGGCGGTTGATCCCCTCGATCAACTCGGTTCCGACCCGCGCCACGATCTCGTTGGCCTGGATGGAAACGGACATGTGATGGATGAAGTAGATCAACACCCCCACACTCACGACCGCAAGCAGCACACCGAGGGTGACCGACAGGTGAGGGATGAAGACGACCTCATCAGCGCGGCGGATGGTGCGCAGGACGAGCAAGCAATACAGGAAGGCAGCGACGAACGTGCCGAGTACCACTTGGGTCGTGGTGTCGCGCATGAAATTGCGAAGCAGACGGGGCCCGAGCTGTGACGAGGCAAGCGACAGGGCGACCAAGGTCATCGAGAAGACTACCCCGGCTATGGTGATCATTGATCCGGCGATGGCCCCCAGCAAGGAACTGGCCCCTTCCGCTCCACCGGTAAAATTCAAACCCCAGTTAATCGTAAACCAGTCTGTCACCCGCTCATCCAAGGCGACGCTTGCGAAGGCCAGCACTACCGCCCCAGCGGCCATGACTGCCGGGAGAAACCAGAAACTGGAACGAACGCGGTCCCATGTTTTGAAAATCTGTACTCTCATGAGAGCGGTACCTCAGTCATTCGCACGTCCTCCGCAGCTGAACAATTAGCAGGCTGTTGAAAATCTGGTTTACGGGTCTTTGATCGATCTTCGGATCGATTTTACAAGGCTGAAGTGCTCTTTGGACAGGAGCCGCGCTTCTTTCGCTTGCTCGATGATCTTCTGGAGAAATTTCGCGGCCAGATCCGTCCCGATCAGTCTCTCCTGGTTCTGGGAAAAGGTCGAGTGATCCCAGATCCGCTCTTCCAGAGACACCCCCAGAAGCAAGCGGTACAGGATGTTGTAGCCAAGCTGCTCGACCAACAAGCGGTTGCTCCGAATCGAAAACAGGATCTGCAGAAGCAACGATTTTAAAAGAACTTCCGGCGGCACGGAAGGACGCCCCGTGTGGGAATACATCTGGTCAAACTCGCTTGATAGGGATGATAGCGCTTTGTCTGCCATCAACCGGATCGGACACAGAGGATGTTCAGACGGAACGAAAGAGTCCGGAGACACATACAGAAAAAGTGCATCGCTTCTATCTTCCAGACCGCGCATAATTATCTCCTTTAATATCAATAGATTATGCGCAGAACATTACCAAAAAGCGGATAAAATGACCATGGCCTATGTCAATAAACAGTTTTTCAACAGCCTGCTAGGGCATACTCTCATCGGACATAGAAGGGTGAGGATTCCTGCTTGAAAGGGAGGCTCCTTGCAGAAGAAGGGCCTTCTTGATTTGCTTCTGCTCATACATCAATTTGTCCGCAGAGGCCATGAGTTCGTCAATAGAACAAGGATTATCCGGATTGTAATATGAGCATCCCACACTGATAGAAAGCCTGTATCTCCGGTTTTCCTGATTGTTTCGTGTGTCAATCAGAGACTTCAACCGGGCAGTAAAGATCTCGGAAAATTCCTTGTTTATATCAACGGCAAGGGCGGCATATTCATCTCCTCCCAGACGAGCAAGGATGTCGGATGCTCTGAAGGTCACTTTGAACACGTCTGCTGCTTCGATGAGCGCTTTATCTCCTTCCTCATGACCCAACGTATCGTTGATCCATTTCAACCCGTCCAGATCGGCAAAAAAGAGAAGCATTCCACTTTTATTCCTTTCTGCCAATTTTAGCTGCTGCCCGGCAAGAGATAAAAACCCCCTTCGGTTATTCAGGCCTGTGAGCTGGTCGGTGTTCGAAAGGGCAAGGATTTCCGCCTCCATCCTCTTGCGGTCCCCAATGTCCCGGGCCACCGCCTGAAAGCCCACGACATGTCCATCTACCATTAACAACTTCGTCTTTTGTCCAAGCCAGACCTCATGACCCTCTTTCGTGAGAATGGGATATTCTAAAAATGTTTCCTGAATCCCCTTTACGAACTGACGACCAAAGAATTTCATGGTTTCGTCACGCATGTCCGGACGAATAAATGTCAAGTATTTCTTTCCAATAACCTCCGCTTCTTCGTATCCCGTAATACGGAGTGTCACCGGATTCACAAAGGTGAAGACTCCGGTGATGTCTGCTCTGAAGATGATGTCACTCGCATTTTCCACCAAGGTCCGATACTCTTCCTCTCTCTTCTGCAGCGTTTTTTCTATCCGCTTTTGCTCGGTGATGTCGCGGATGCTCTCGATTACGCCTACAATATTGCCGGACTGATCGTGCAGGGGCGAGGCCTTGGCAAAAACCCATGCGCCCTTATTGTTGTGGAGGGCTTCACAGAACGCTTCCGCCATGAGGGAGTCACCTTCGCGGGTGATGCTGGGATATCTGGCAGCAATTTCCTTGTGGTTCAGAAATACTAAGTCCATCAACTGCGGTCGTGCCTGACCATAAAACGGGATAGAATAGGCATGGTCACCTTTGCCGATCATCTCCGCGGCTGGAATGCCAGTCATTTCCTCGATAGCCTTGTTCCAGAGAATAACGCGCTTTTCATTATCTATGGCCAGGGTAGCGTCCGGCAGAAATTCAATAATGTCGGCCAGTCGACTCTGATTCTCCCGCAACGCCTCATCCACCCGCCTGCTTTCAGTGACGTCTCGAAGAACCCCCACGGCATGCCAGGCACCCTTCATCTGTATTGCTGAAAGCGAGAGCTGCACCGAGATTTCCTCCCCATCTTTTCGGATGGCCTCCAGATCGAGTGTTTTACCCACTGCGGCTCCTTGTCCTTTCTGTTGAAACAGTGGGAAGGCGGCATGGTAGGCCTCGTGATAATGCAGGGGCGCGATCAGCGAGTGCAGTTCTTGACCAATGGCTTCGGTGCTCGTATAGTCGAAAATACGCTCAGCGGCAGGGTTCCAATAAGATATCCGACCTTCAGGATCCATCATTAGAATAGCGTCTTGGGCGGCGTCGGCAATGGCTTGCATGACGGATTCGCTCTCGCCGAGGGCAGCTGCCGCTTCGTATTTCTCCCGATAGAATTGCGTGCGTTGCTTCCGCCACACGAAGCCAATGAATGTGGTGACGCTAATAAGGAGGGCAACGACGAAAAGAATCGTCAGATAGAGTCTTTCCTTCAGCGATCCGTAAACCTCGGAAAGATCCATGCGGGCGACAAGAAACCAGGGTGAATCGGGGATGGCGCGGATGGCGGCGATCACCGGTACCCCACGGTAGTCTTTGCCTTCCACGATTCCTTCCTGGCCAAGAATCGCTTTGGTCGCCGGCAAATCCTCTTTCTCTAATGATAATCGAATGTTTAGAGCGGCGTTCTTCTGAAACCGGAGATCGTTTAGAAATACCGCCCCATTCCCTTCCCGGCGGACAAGCAGGGTTTCGGCTGTCTGGCTGACTGTCGGCCAGGAACGGATAAAGGGATAGAGATATGTTTCGGGATCCATTCGCAGGACGAGGGTTCCCTGTGTCGGGCTGCCCCTTTTCTCACCGAGGATTGGAACCATGATTGTCAGGTAGATTCTTTGATTCAGTTCGTCCCGGTAGAATTCCATGAAGTGTATTTGTTCTGAATGCATCACGATGGCTGCTCGCTTCAAAATACTGGACGCGACCGGCTCCTTTGAATCAGGAAGGGACATCCGCAGGGTTCCCCGGACATCGAACAGCAGGAGGCGCTCATAGGAATAGCCGAGTTGTACTTTGCCCAGCCAGATCCAGAGTTGCCGCTGCGCCACATGGTCATTGGGATTATTGAATGATCGGCTGACCAAAGAGGAGAAAACCTCGTTTCCAAAAAAAATGGAGGCATTCCCCAAGCGCTCCTTTCGCCAATGCGCAAGTTCAACGACCTTCAGATGCGCTATCGAGGAAAGTTGATGCTCCACGCCAGCACGATATTGGTCTTCATAATTCCGGTAAGAGATGTAGCCAGCAGCTCCGATCCCCGCCGCGAGGAGGACAAAAGCAATGCCAAGAAGGTGGATCGCGCGATTGTCTTTGTTATCAAGACTTTCCATGAGATGCGATCCGCCTATGGGTTGACCCTCACAGATGACACGGTTTTCGATATGAACTGCATCTTAACACAAATAATCTGCTAGAATCATTGCAGATGATATCTCTTTTCCCCGAATAATCTAAGGCACGCATCAACTGCATCTGCGTCATAAAGGGTTCCCCTATTACTTTCGATCTCTTCCAGTGCTGCATTTAATCCTAGTGCGGAACGATACGGCCGATGAGAGGCCATGGACTCCACCACGTCTGCCACGGCCATAATGCGGGCCTCCATGAGAATCTCATCCCTTTTCAGTTTCCTTGGATAGCCCGAACCATCCATCCGCTCATGGTGCTGGTATACGATCT
This region of Syntrophaceae bacterium genomic DNA includes:
- a CDS encoding response regulator, whose amino-acid sequence is MKRKNSSRTKTDDLRHRAEERLKEAKRGKVRKEAPHTSEDGALRLLQELQVHQIELEMQNEELLRAQAELDASRARYFDLYDLAPVGYCTLSEKGMVLEANLTAATMLGVTRSALVEQPLTHVILPEDRDIYYRHLKLLFESSEPQECVLRLVKPGGVIFWVRLESISVQAEDGAPVCRVVLSNITDSKRAEQEKQILQERLQQADKMEAIGTLAGGIAHDFNNILMGIQGYVSLMLLDLDPSHLHYERLIQIEEQVQSAADLTKQLLGFARGGRYEVMPTDMNVIIKKTSTMFGRTKREISIHRKYGKNLWTVEVDRGQMSRVFINLYLNACQAMPAGGEICLETENVYLDDEQAFPYAVKPGEYVKITVTDTGTGMDEKTKERVFDPFFTTKTMGRGTGLGLATVYGIIKGHRGMIHVDSEPGHGTTFIIYLPASNKEVVQEKKGEENIISGRETILLVDDEKVVSEITKELLESLGYRIYLAGSGQEAVAVYMEKGDAIDLVILDMIMPGISGGETFDRLRAINPGIKVLLSSGFSIEGEAQEILDRGCNGFLQKPFRVETLSRKVREMLD
- a CDS encoding PAS domain-containing protein — its product is MPMPSPQANDPHVPDHPFPIVGIGASAGGLEALELFLGNVPEKSGMAFVIVQHLDPTHKGIMVELLQRSTPLPVVQIRDRMRVQPDHVYVIPPNRDLSILHGVLHLLDPSAPRGLRLPIDFFFRSLADELQDRCIGVILSGMGSDGTLGLRAMKEKAGGVFVQDPASAKFDGMPSSAIEAGLADIVAPVAELPGRIIAYLKHAPFISRTDRPLEEKAQSALEKVFILLRTQTGHDFSLYKKSTVYRRIERRMGLHQIDRITTYVRFLRENPHETELLFKELLIGVTSFFRDPAAWEQLIRKFLPELLAARPGGGLIRAWVPGCSTGEEAYSLAIAFRESIKQVEAAWSFSLQVFATDLDKDAIDKARTAAYPANIAADLSPERLRRFFLKEERGYRVGKEIRETVVFAPQNVIMDPPFTKLDILICRNLLIYLAPELQKKLLPLFHYSLNPGGVLFLGSAETIGTFIDLFTPLDNKARIYRKIDSTIGAGPVEFPSSFFSAVPNAPEPLATQKPIPNLQVLADRMLLSKYTPAAALTSDKGDILYISGRTGKYLEPAAGKANWNIFAMAREGLRYELTAAFQKVLRLRDTVTLTGVQVENNGGVQMVDVTLQPITEPGALQGMVMVVFTDVPVPIVKAVPGKRPRTSVRSARLVELERELEQTRHDLQTTREEMQTSQEELKSSYEELQSTNEELQSTNEELTTSKEEMQSMNEELQTVNNEMQAKVDELSRAANDMKNLFDSTEIATLFLDDALNVRRFSRRTSQIIKLIPGDAGRPITDIASDMVYSGLTEDAQEVLQTLVPIEKTLAASNGRWFLVRIMPYRTLENRIDGVVITFTDITVSKKLEAELRKTQAALEKQIGEQNAELKRVGGRFHEDRNRGRTSKAAGIDGSGENGPSCHEKEK
- a CDS encoding PAS domain S-box protein, giving the protein MESLDNKDNRAIHLLGIAFVLLAAGIGAAGYISYRNYEDQYRAGVEHQLSSIAHLKVVELAHWRKERLGNASIFFGNEVFSSLVSRSFNNPNDHVAQRQLWIWLGKVQLGYSYERLLLFDVRGTLRMSLPDSKEPVASSILKRAAIVMHSEQIHFMEFYRDELNQRIYLTIMVPILGEKRGSPTQGTLVLRMDPETYLYPFIRSWPTVSQTAETLLVRREGNGAVFLNDLRFQKNAALNIRLSLEKEDLPATKAILGQEGIVEGKDYRGVPVIAAIRAIPDSPWFLVARMDLSEVYGSLKERLYLTILFVVALLISVTTFIGFVWRKQRTQFYREKYEAAAALGESESVMQAIADAAQDAILMMDPEGRISYWNPAAERIFDYTSTEAIGQELHSLIAPLHYHEAYHAAFPLFQQKGQGAAVGKTLDLEAIRKDGEEISVQLSLSAIQMKGAWHAVGVLRDVTESRRVDEALRENQSRLADIIEFLPDATLAIDNEKRVILWNKAIEEMTGIPAAEMIGKGDHAYSIPFYGQARPQLMDLVFLNHKEIAARYPSITREGDSLMAEAFCEALHNNKGAWVFAKASPLHDQSGNIVGVIESIRDITEQKRIEKTLQKREEEYRTLVENASDIIFRADITGVFTFVNPVTLRITGYEEAEVIGKKYLTFIRPDMRDETMKFFGRQFVKGIQETFLEYPILTKEGHEVWLGQKTKLLMVDGHVVGFQAVARDIGDRKRMEAEILALSNTDQLTGLNNRRGFLSLAGQQLKLAERNKSGMLLFFADLDGLKWINDTLGHEEGDKALIEAADVFKVTFRASDILARLGGDEYAALAVDINKEFSEIFTARLKSLIDTRNNQENRRYRLSISVGCSYYNPDNPCSIDELMASADKLMYEQKQIKKALLLQGASLSSRNPHPSMSDESMP
- a CDS encoding DUF2254 domain-containing protein, with protein sequence MRVQIFKTWDRVRSSFWFLPAVMAAGAVVLAFASVALDERVTDWFTINWGLNFTGGAEGASSLLGAIAGSMITIAGVVFSMTLVALSLASSQLGPRLLRNFMRDTTTQVVLGTFVAAFLYCLLVLRTIRRADEVVFIPHLSVTLGVLLAVVSVGVLIYFIHHMSVSIQANEIVARVGTELIEGINRLFPEHIGRGAPRIPTGPPDTGFLDAFGREARPVGAAENGYIQFIDGDALMALAMQEDVIIRLERGPGHYVVAGSPLALAWPETRITDQIADRINSAFAMGNQRTSGQDIEFVVNQLVEIAVRALSPGVNDPFTAVTCVDHLGAALCRLLQRDMPSPFRHDSQDQLRVITPVVTFSALTDAAFNQIRQYGRSSAAVTIRLLETIAVVAGFAHRPEDRVALLRHAKMIVRGSRGGLPEDEDRQEVEERYQSVNQMLSESADSGP
- a CDS encoding transposase, with product MRGLEDRSDALFLYVSPDSFVPSEHPLCPIRLMADKALSSLSSEFDQMYSHTGRPSVPPEVLLKSLLLQILFSIRSNRLLVEQLGYNILYRLLLGVSLEERIWDHSTFSQNQERLIGTDLAAKFLQKIIEQAKEARLLSKEHFSLVKSIRRSIKDP
- a CDS encoding integration host factor subunit alpha, with protein sequence MAVTKKEIIDEIRDQMDMTQKEAERVLVSTLEVIKEQLEQGREVMISGFGIWSVRIKKPRRGRNPQTGEVLMIAGRKVITFKSSQILKKTVQVE